In Pleurocapsa sp. PCC 7319, the following are encoded in one genomic region:
- the rplJ gene encoding 50S ribosomal protein L10, protein MGRTLANKKEIVAELKETLSKAQLAFVINYEGLSVAEITDLRNRLRPSGATCKITKNTLMNIAIQGDENWQPMAEFLSAPTAFLLTGEEIGAAVKAYKGFQKETKKTELRGGVMEGQALTKQQVEALGDLPTKDELYAQIAGAINALATKVAVGVKEVPSGLVRGIKAVSEQEA, encoded by the coding sequence ATGGGGAGAACCCTCGCCAACAAAAAAGAAATAGTAGCCGAACTCAAGGAAACTTTGAGCAAAGCGCAACTAGCTTTTGTAATCAATTATGAGGGGTTATCGGTAGCAGAAATTACCGACTTACGTAATCGTCTGCGTCCTAGTGGTGCAACTTGTAAGATTACGAAGAACACCCTGATGAACATCGCCATCCAAGGTGATGAAAATTGGCAACCAATGGCAGAGTTCCTAAGTGCTCCAACTGCCTTTCTTTTGACCGGAGAAGAAATAGGAGCAGCCGTTAAGGCTTACAAAGGATTCCAGAAGGAAACCAAGAAGACTGAGTTGCGCGGCGGCGTAATGGAAGGTCAGGCTTTGACCAAACAACAGGTTGAAGCATTAGGTGACTTGCCCACCAAAGATGAATTATACGCTCAAATTGCTGGTGCAATTAATGCCTTAGCCACCAAAGTTGCTGTGGGCGTTAAAGAAGTTCCCAGCGGACTGGTAAGAGGGATCAAAGCTGTTTCAGAACAAGAAGCATAA
- the rplL gene encoding 50S ribosomal protein L7/L12, producing MSAATDEILEKLKALSLLEASELVSQIEETFGVSAAASAGVVMAAPGAAAAGEPEEEKTEFDVVLEEVPKEKKIAILKVVRTITGLGLKEAKEMVESTPKALKEGVSKDDAEETKKKLEEAGAKVAVK from the coding sequence ATGTCTGCTGCAACTGATGAAATTCTCGAAAAGTTGAAAGCTCTAAGCCTTTTAGAGGCTTCTGAACTAGTTTCTCAAATTGAAGAAACTTTTGGTGTCAGTGCTGCTGCTTCTGCTGGAGTAGTTATGGCTGCTCCCGGCGCTGCTGCTGCTGGAGAACCTGAAGAAGAGAAAACAGAATTCGATGTAGTTCTTGAAGAAGTACCCAAAGAGAAGAAAATTGCCATTCTTAAGGTGGTACGTACCATTACTGGTTTAGGTCTTAAAGAAGCCAAGGAAATGGTTGAATCTACTCCAAAGGCTCTTAAAGAAGGTGTTTCTAAAGACGATGCTGAAGAAACCAAGAAAAAACTGGAAGAAGCTGGTGCCAAAGTTGCTGTCAAGTAA
- a CDS encoding TIGR02281 family clan AA aspartic protease translates to MKKLVNLILWSIVFNSIVTIVPAQADSGCFMLDAQGNPLDLGYLCQNSGSKSNLNITNPQETQTPSQSGVHIIPIKSRRSGIPVIDVKFNDRYVFEMMLDTGASSVVITREMAKTLKVNHHETVRVSTPSSNNVKLSSGYVYSLQVGKITHKNTRVITAPTMDMGLLGQSFFGGYDLTIKSDVIEFRER, encoded by the coding sequence ATGAAAAAATTAGTTAATTTAATCTTATGGTCAATAGTGTTTAATTCTATTGTTACTATTGTTCCGGCACAAGCTGATTCGGGCTGTTTTATGCTGGATGCTCAAGGGAATCCTTTAGATTTAGGTTATCTGTGTCAAAACTCTGGTTCCAAGTCTAATCTCAATATAACCAATCCTCAAGAAACTCAAACTCCCAGTCAATCTGGAGTTCACATTATACCTATCAAAAGTAGACGTTCAGGCATTCCCGTAATTGATGTCAAGTTTAATGACCGATATGTATTTGAGATGATGTTAGATACAGGAGCAAGCAGTGTAGTTATCACAAGAGAGATGGCAAAAACCCTCAAGGTTAATCATCACGAAACTGTAAGAGTTTCTACTCCTAGTAGTAATAATGTCAAATTGTCTTCTGGCTACGTCTACTCTCTTCAAGTTGGAAAAATAACCCACAAAAATACCAGAGTTATTACTGCTCCCACTATGGATATGGGATTATTAGGACAAAGTTTTTTTGGAGGATATGACCTCACAATCAAAAGCGATGTGATTGAATTTAGAGAAAGATAA
- the rplK gene encoding 50S ribosomal protein L11 yields MPRKVVALIKLALPAGKANPAPPVGPALGQHGVNIMAFCKEYNAKTADKAGLVIPVEISVFEDRSFTFILKTPPASVLIKKAAGIDKGASEPNKQKVASITRDQLKEIAQTKLPDLNANDIDAAMKIVAGTAKNMGVAIAE; encoded by the coding sequence ATGCCTAGAAAAGTTGTCGCGTTAATAAAATTAGCTTTGCCTGCGGGTAAAGCTAATCCAGCACCTCCTGTTGGTCCTGCTTTGGGTCAACATGGTGTAAATATCATGGCGTTTTGCAAAGAATACAATGCCAAAACAGCCGATAAAGCAGGACTCGTAATTCCTGTAGAAATCTCTGTTTTTGAAGATCGAAGTTTTACTTTTATCCTCAAAACACCTCCGGCATCAGTCTTAATTAAGAAAGCAGCGGGAATTGACAAAGGAGCCAGTGAACCTAACAAGCAAAAGGTCGCTTCGATTACTCGCGATCAGCTTAAAGAGATCGCCCAAACCAAATTACCCGATCTCAATGCCAATGACATTGATGCAGCGATGAAAATCGTAGCGGGTACAGCGAAAAATATGGGAGTAGCGATCGCCGAATAA
- the rplS gene encoding 50S ribosomal protein L19, producing the protein MNAEAIIRSIEAEHLKSDVPEIYVGDTVEVGVRITEGNKERVQPYKGTVIAKQNGGINETITVRKIFQGVGVERVFLLHSPMISKIKVERRGKVRRAKLYYLRDRVGKATRIKQRFDRPI; encoded by the coding sequence ATGAATGCCGAAGCAATTATACGTTCAATAGAAGCTGAACATCTCAAGTCAGATGTACCTGAAATTTATGTAGGTGACACTGTTGAAGTTGGAGTCCGAATTACTGAAGGAAACAAAGAACGAGTACAGCCTTACAAGGGGACAGTAATTGCCAAACAAAACGGTGGGATTAACGAAACTATTACTGTACGTAAAATATTTCAGGGAGTAGGGGTAGAAAGAGTATTTCTCTTACATTCTCCGATGATCTCCAAGATCAAGGTAGAGCGTCGTGGTAAAGTACGCCGGGCAAAACTCTATTATTTACGCGATCGTGTTGGTAAAGCCACTAGGATTAAACAGCGTTTTGATCGCCCTATCTAA
- the secE gene encoding preprotein translocase subunit SecE — MAKKDIVKKEKPATAESTGGSSAADFAIQTKEELGKVVWPSRQQLISESAAVILMVILVSTIIYLIDNFFAWGAGKVF, encoded by the coding sequence TTGGCTAAAAAAGATATAGTAAAAAAGGAAAAACCCGCAACCGCAGAATCGACAGGTGGCAGTAGTGCAGCTGATTTTGCAATTCAAACTAAAGAAGAATTAGGCAAAGTGGTTTGGCCTTCACGCCAACAGTTGATCAGTGAGTCAGCAGCCGTAATTCTGATGGTTATTTTAGTGTCGACAATTATCTACTTAATTGATAATTTCTTTGCTTGGGGAGCAGGAAAGGTATTTTGA
- the rplA gene encoding 50S ribosomal protein L1, whose translation MAKKMSRRMRELVKKVDENKVYEPLEALTLLKETATAKFDETAEAHIKLGIDPKYTDQQLRTTVSLPKGTGQTVRVAVIARGEKVKEAEEAGAEIYGSEELIEDIQKGMMDFDILIATPDMMPKVAKLGRVLGPKGLMPSPKGGTVTADLKPAVEAFKAGKLEFRADKTGIVHVMFGKASFSAEDLLENLKALQETVDRNRPSGAKGRYWRTVYVSASMGPSIQVDVSALQDLSLTVAA comes from the coding sequence ATGGCAAAAAAAATGTCTCGCCGAATGCGCGAGTTAGTTAAAAAAGTAGATGAAAACAAAGTCTACGAACCTCTTGAAGCATTAACATTACTCAAGGAAACAGCGACAGCGAAATTTGATGAAACGGCTGAAGCTCACATTAAACTAGGTATCGATCCGAAGTATACCGATCAGCAACTAAGAACCACTGTTAGTCTCCCTAAAGGTACAGGACAAACCGTAAGAGTAGCAGTAATTGCTCGCGGAGAGAAGGTCAAAGAAGCAGAAGAAGCCGGAGCAGAGATCTACGGTTCAGAAGAATTGATCGAAGATATCCAAAAAGGCATGATGGATTTTGATATCTTGATTGCTACCCCTGATATGATGCCTAAAGTAGCCAAATTAGGTCGTGTTTTAGGACCTAAGGGTTTGATGCCATCTCCTAAGGGAGGAACTGTTACAGCCGACCTAAAACCAGCGGTCGAAGCATTCAAAGCTGGTAAATTAGAATTTAGGGCTGACAAAACTGGCATCGTTCATGTTATGTTTGGTAAGGCATCTTTTTCAGCGGAAGATTTATTAGAGAATTTAAAAGCTCTTCAGGAAACCGTTGACCGTAATCGTCCTTCGGGAGCGAAAGGTCGTTACTGGCGTACTGTATATGTTTCCGCTTCTATGGGTCCATCAATCCAAGTTGATGTCAGTGCGTTACAAGATTTAAGTTTGACGGTCGCAGCCTAA
- the nusG gene encoding transcription termination/antitermination protein NusG, translating to MINTEDIPEDNNQQPEETKAKPKGTPRWYAVQVASGCEKRVKTDIEMRIHTMEIADRIMQVQIPQTPSVKIRKDGSRYTSDEKVFPGYVLVKMLMDDDAWQVVKNTPNVINFVGAEQKRRYGRGRGHVKPLPLSRAEVERIFKQSEEQEPIIKIDMEIGDKIAVLSGPFKEFEGEVIEVSPERSKLKALLSIFGRDTPVELEFNQVEKQN from the coding sequence ATGATTAATACCGAAGACATACCAGAGGACAACAATCAGCAACCAGAGGAGACCAAGGCAAAACCCAAAGGAACTCCTAGATGGTACGCTGTGCAGGTAGCTTCAGGATGTGAAAAGCGTGTCAAAACCGATATTGAAATGCGGATTCACACCATGGAGATTGCCGATCGCATTATGCAAGTTCAGATTCCGCAAACACCGAGTGTCAAAATCCGTAAGGATGGCTCACGCTATACCAGCGACGAGAAGGTTTTTCCAGGCTACGTTTTAGTGAAAATGCTAATGGACGATGATGCTTGGCAAGTAGTTAAAAATACTCCCAATGTAATTAACTTTGTGGGGGCAGAGCAAAAACGTCGTTATGGTAGGGGACGGGGTCATGTCAAGCCACTTCCTCTCTCTCGAGCCGAAGTAGAGCGCATCTTCAAACAATCTGAAGAGCAAGAGCCAATCATTAAGATTGATATGGAAATTGGTGATAAAATTGCTGTTCTCTCAGGTCCTTTTAAAGAATTTGAAGGGGAAGTAATTGAAGTTAGCCCAGAAAGAAGTAAACTAAAAGCTTTGTTATCTATTTTTGGGCGAGATACTCCAGTAGAATTGGAGTTTAATCAAGTCGAAAAACAAAATTAA